The Grus americana isolate bGruAme1 chromosome 5, bGruAme1.mat, whole genome shotgun sequence region ACCCTTTATATGGCTTTTAAATCCAGGATAGGGTGTGAAAATTGCATCTGTTCTGGCACAgctattttctaaataaataataataatataaaaaagtgAGGTCCTAATTATGTattagtaattaaaaatattctaaccATCATCAGCTTTGAGACTTTTAACaaatctaattaatttttttcatacaataaaaacatcagaaatacTTCATTCAGTCTATAAACACTTGTTCACTAATAGTTTCACACACTTGCACGGACCTACTGGTTTTAATTGGGTAAGTCACTTATATAAATGTATGCACACATGTATATAAAAGTTTATTGGATCAGGATCAAATTTCTTccaatttacatttaatttggtTCTTATTTGTCACTGTGTTTCTctaacttctttctttcttcctgtacAGGAGTCTTTTCCCTGCTTACCACTGCTATTCtgtttttatgtccttttttgAAACTGCTCTCCTCCTATTTTTAGACTGGTCTAGTTTATTCATCAGCATTCTTTTCTCACCTTCCCGCATTATTCTGATGCCTGTGACTAATTTGTTTAACCATAAAAACCTACAGTACAGACCATCTTAGTTTATTCTAATGTTGATATTTTAATCTCTGTTCATATACACCAATGCTTTACACATATGTTATTATGCCTGAACATAGAAAGGAAGGTCTTATCATCATTTATTCTGTACGTAATTAACAATTTTAGGAATCAGTATTTTACTATCTAGCATATTCTACTAGACTTTAGGTGTCGTTTTCATTCCAACTAACATTCAAGGAGTTAAACTCTCTTATGGAACAATAAGCTTTGATCTCTAAAAGCATAAGTACATCACAGAGACAACGCACATCTGGGTTCACAGGTACTTAGAAAATGTCTCTGTAATACTTATGTATACAAAAGTGTCTTCACTTTTAAGACGCATTTGGTTACACAGTTACTGATCGTGCTAATGGGATCCAGCCTACCAGATGGATTTATGATTGTTTGGTTATAAATACAGCCAATTGTGCCAGTTGGTGCATTAAAAACACCAATAGCATGAGTAatgttgaaaggaaaaagttattCTAAGTAGCTAGTCATTCAAATTCAttgcaaaaattacttttttgtaatttaactagcattaaaataacttaaatTTGAATAATATCCAGTTCGCAAGACATTTCTGAATTATAATTCTGTTGATTTTGGAAGGAACTTCTAGCTAAAACATTGAGAACAATAGTTACAAAATCATCTGATTTAAGGTcgcagtttttaaaatgaacagagTAATAGCTATAATCTTTCTGTATGGGATGCATTAAACATTGCCATCCAGCGActactctctttttttgtctATCTGACAACATCTGCAATGCACATGCAAGATCTTCACTTTCAAACAAAGTTACTCTTAGAATAaagttctgttttaaatatagaataccgcttttgaaaaaaaataaaaataaaaaaacaaattgCTATGAAGATTAAAGTCTGGCTAGCCAGTTACCTTGATTACAATCAATAACATTGCAAAATTCCCTGACATTATTTTCATTGATCTCAGCTTGTTTCCTCTCGATGAAGGCTGATATCCGCCTGTCAATCTGCAGGTAATAAACATGATGGTATATATctatttcattctttaaatttaaaattagaaaggtctttttttttttttaaatttaagtaaaTCACttacttctgcttttccagctttTATTTGGACCACCTCTGGATCAAAATTAATGTGAGCATCCTTCAGATCTCCCAAGTCATAACTTGCATACTTTTCTTCAGTCTGACAGTTACCATCATAAACATCTAAACTTGTTTCACAAGTTTGGCCTTCTGTTTTACCTGCAGGTTCAACATGGCctatattttcctctttaatcaATGACTGGAGTTTTTCTAAAAGAGgctgaacaaagaaaacagtacgttagggttaaaaaaaaaaagccaaaaaatcccaaaaacaaaaagcaaaaagtcaAGTACTGTTACAATTTCTAAAACAGAccaactgaaataattttagaaattacATCATCTGTCTCTGATGGAAcacagcaatgaaataaaataaaaaaggaaaaaaaaaagctatagtTTCAAATACCATGCACACCACAATTTCGGCCTTTTCGACCTGTGCCTTTTAGAAGTTTGCATAGGAAAACTCACaaatttctgcaaaaatctGCCTGCTACTCATCTGTTACTAGCTAAAATCAAAGCTTCAGTCGTTGGCACCAATACCACTTAATTAACATGTCATTCAAATGCCTACTCAGAACAGTAAGGCTTagtatttttcctccttaacaTGAAAGCCAATGCTTTCACACTGTAAAGCCTTTACTTTATCACCACAGCACTACATTCTCCACTTGAAACTGCAGTTGCCCAAGTGAATGAGAGAACACAGACATGAAATACATAGGCGTTATCCTGAACACATGCTTTTCTTGACACGGTTGATTATCTACTTAGGTCatgaaattaaatgagagaATGCACTGACATTTGtagcagcaaaataaatgcttattaTTCTACTGCAATAACTCTTACACAAGATATAATAACGAAACCTCACTACATATATATGTCACacctccttttttaatttttatgtttcagcTAGTCTGAATTTCACTGCTTAATTTCCctctagaaattatttttttttaagacaacatTATTTTTACCAGTTACATTTCCTGAAATGGAATCAAATTCCTACTTGCAGTGTTCTTACAGTTGGATGtaatttttacttgcttttatcttgcttattttctctttttgtttatcACACCAGAGATTTGGTGGATGCCTGGAAAACATGAAGGGTCTTTCTTTTACCTACAGACAAGCAAATACAGGAACTTCCTTTTTCACCATCTCAGTACTACACACTTGAAATAATTCATTGACTAgctcaagcaaaaaaaaaggtattaaaatCCCCACCTTTTACAGAAGAACTATCAAGGTCAAAACACTGTTCAGTTACCAGCTGACAAAGTGCTCACCCTCCCTGCCAGACAACTTAATTACATATACTTTTGGCAGGGTTGGAAAGTTTCAAATAGTTAAAAGAAATGCCAGTAATGGTGACTGGCTACTTGGCAAGATGAGACATTAATGTCAAAgaaattactctttaaaaaaaaaaaaaactacgctgaaaatatatttaattgcaGTAAGACACTCCAGGATGTGTCATGCTGGGATAATGCCACTTCTTGAACCACTGAAAGCACTCCATGAGCCTCAAAACTCACCCAACGCATGGAATCATTATCATAGCATGACACACACCTGCCGTGTCTTATTGCTTAATTATAACCCACCATAGATGGAAATGTATCACATTTACAATGCAAGTCTAGAAATCAATGAGGCTGCATTTATTCAGCCTGCTCACCTACAGTGGCTATTCCCAACACTAACCTAAAAAATCCGTAAGCGTGAGTACCTATGAAACACAGGGGAATCCCAAGCGTATAATacttttgcattcttttttgcTGGACATAGCAATATAAGAtcaaaacaactgaaattttaCAGTTTAGATAATGTAACTACATTCAGTTGTTGATCACTTTTGTCAAGTTGAATGCGTCCAATGGAATATTTACCTGCAAACATAAAATATGCTGCTGAAGTGCACTAAAGAGTAAGGTTGGCTGAAGCGCTGATGTGCTTTGAAGCTTGCTCCAATCGATTACAACTTTCACGATATCGTCTCCAACGTTAAGCTTCAAGAGggcaaaacaaacaccacaaaaaattATGTTGTTATGTTGTATTAACATCACAAAAGTACACAAGACTTCTACAGGACAACAATTATGCTCAATGTCAAACCTTTCCTTATAAAAATGGGGTCTGTATGAAATTAACTGTAATTCAAGCAGCTGTCATTTTCAAAGTAAGCTAGTATTTGTAGAGCatattcaaaaattaaaaattccttACTACCTCATCACACTTTCATTGTATCAATTTGATCTTTACCTCTAGGCAATTCTCAATTCAATTTACTATCATACAAAAACATACTGTTCATGTTAATCAttcacatcttttcttttaataaatgatAGAACCACCAGTATGAACAAACATGCACCCAGGATGGCAGTCTCCTCTAATCgcatgtattttcttctgagattCGCAAGGCTATCTATGCCTGTATGACCAAGGTCTTGATACTGCACCATGCCACATTCTTGAAATTTTTACTTGCTGCTAATACAAAAGGaggttttatattaaaaataacggtgtttaaaaaaaaaaaatctttaaaaaaatctcaaggtTAAACAAACTCTAGACTACACAGCATCACTATCGAACCCACTTCCAAATCACACTATCTCCCTTTCTATGCACTGACATCAAAATAACAATTGCCATAGTCTATTCTCTTCGCCAAGGCATTGCAATATTTAACTCCCAGAGTAATAAAGAGAAACACACATAGTGAAtctgaagttttatttaaaggaacTATGTACCTTCTGTaagctaaaaataaactttcccTTTCTAATACAAACTTGATTGTTAATAATCACTAATGAACTACACACTTTGACACCCACCTTTGTCATTTTTGTTACATTAAAGCTCTTCTCAAGATCTTGAGGTAACGAGCACTTTCATTTCCCAAAGCCAAGTAGGTTGTTCTCCAACCAAACAACCCATAACTGATCCCCCAAATTCTAAATACAGATAAAACTCCTGTTTAAAATCAAGAGCACCTACAGGTGCTCTCTTTGAGACACAGAATTCCCAAGTCATGTGCATATTTGTATGTCTACATCTCACTCCTTCCcattgtttggttggtttgggtattgtttcagtgttttgtttggctttttttcaaaaggaaaaaaaagagacctcAAGCAGATGACAGAAGTGACCTTTAACATGTAGTCTAAAGATAGCTAACTTCTAAAGGCATCACATATTATGGGCAAGAACACGGAATGCATATGCACTTGTTTCCTGAATCCACCGCACAGTGTATGAGAAAACAAGGAGAACTAAACACAAGAATGTCTCCATCACTCTGAAGGCAAAGCAGTGAATACTAAGTTGTTCTACATTAGTTTTAAACCCCAGCATTATCACAATTTTGTATGTAAAGAACTATAAGCCTGAGCCTTCCTTCTTTAAGCAGACAACAGCCTTGTTATATTCAGTGTTAGATTCCAAATTACATTGCAAAGGAGATGGTCTGACTAAAGTATATGATGTATTTTAGACAGTTTTCCCACAAACTGTTATTCCTGTTTAGTACTTAAACTAATGTAGGAAAAGTAATGTTTTAGGAAATATGAGTTTTGAACACCTTAGAAAATTGAGAATGTATTAATAATTTAGTAAGAATATAGTTTAAGAATTAAGCCACTGTGCATATGTGATCATCTGAAGCACATAGCTCTTCCAAAAGTTTCTAGAGTACACCTGCCATACGCTACATTACAGTCCACTGACAGTGTAAAAAAGGTATAGATGCAAGTCTTGTAGTGAAACAAAATAGAACAACTGCAATTTCCTAATAAGCCTCCTTTTACAAAAAGAATCAGCTGACATGTGCCTTCATATCTTAGTGTGTGACTCCTGCCCAGGTGGTTCAATGTACAAAAACAGTAGCTTCGGACTTAGAATAATTTAGAGGCAAGTGATACTGTGAAGTCATGGATGTTGGTTTTAAATATAAGTAAAGAATGAACCCCTCCCACATCCAAACATGTTTCTAGTACAACAGAATTAGTTTTCTCTGCGTTTCACATACTTCTACCTATAAGAACTGTGACAAGCAGGTTTATAAATTCTGTGATTTGTTAACTTTAAAGCTTTCATATATTTACAAGCTCACAGCTTATTCTGTAGCAATTTACAGGGTTGTAAGTCATTTTAGCCCTTTGAAATTGTTTTATGAAAGACAGTAACCGTTGCTCAGGTCTTAAAGAACTTTTCATGATCAGTCATATTGGTTTTAAAAGTTGTTAAACCCAGATGTCCTCCCAGTCACTGTGCTGCAAGTGATTGCTCTAGTAAAAAAATCCCTGTGCCAGAAATATTCCTGTTTACAGTCCAACCTGCTAGCATAAATCCAACTTAAACTACTACAATGGATCACAAACTGTGACAGCTAACGATCTGGCACATGTTCACTCATCTCTATAGAAGAGAAATGAGGAATCAGTAGTTTCAGTCAAAAACGCAAAATAGATTGCTACTAAGTCAGTAAGGTGGTAAAACACCACAGTTAAAATCTACCAGAACTCAAGTGCTGGCAGACAAGAGTGTAACTGAACAACTGGAAACCATAATGACTGAGCAATTAAAAGGGCCTTCTCAGCTAAGATGGAGCAACCAGACTCCTGCTTATAGTTCAGTGCAGTGCACAGTAAAATGGGTTTGTTGTCATGGAAAGAATACACTCCAAACACCAACAAAGACAATTTTACTCTACACCATAACTACTGTAACTCTGCTGAGGGATGTAGCAACTCTAAACTGGTCACCTGGAATTGTCTATGCACACCCAAACATTGTGAAAAATCACTAAGTTCTCTTCAGAGACATACTAGACACAGCATAACTAGAACAAACTCTGGAGAACAAGTAACCTactgaagaagagagagaaactaGAGTGTTTAATGtagttttgaaaacaattcATTAAACTTGTGATGAGTACTCTAGTTAAGAGCttaggaaacatttcctttatTCATCCTTATGTTTTTCATAAATACAAAAGTTCAACTTTTCACGCATGCTTACACTGtaagaacagcagcaggaatGACAGTATCGCATCTGGACAGTCACTAGCTCTTCATTGATTACATTTAGAATTTTCACCAAGAAGAATTATGGGATATGTCATCCTCAATACCAGACAGTTTTCCTGTCTCAGTAATCCTGTGAAGGTGTATGATCAAGTTGTTTAGCACAGCACTCCTGTTCAAAAGCTAGGGTAGTTTTTAATCACTTTAGAGATAGGAAAAACAAGACTCTTATCAGACAGTGCCTGAATTTTCAGGCCCTTACTTCTGGatgatttttgtttgaaaaaggaaacaattacTAGCAGAGTTTGAGGTAAGAAGCAATTACAATACACAATTCTATTCAGATGAGAGGTGAAGTGctctaaaaaataatttcacatcaGTCAGAAGCTACTACTAAGCTGCCTTTGTATCTAACAGAGCCCATTTCTGAGTATTTTTGTAACATAAACATATATTAAGTTATATTATCATCTCCTGCAGATATCACTCATCATCTGGTCCCAAACCTTCAAACTGCTGTCTAATTTCAGAAACAAGAGTGTACTTCTACTGCCTTCACAGAACTACATATATGCTTCCACAGTGGAAAAGGAATTAATCTGTAAATTATTTAAGGTAATAATTAAGTTGTTACTAAAACCTTCTCCTGATAAGGGCCTCCCACCACTACCCTAACATCTGTTAAATAATTCATAGCCACCATTAAACCTAAAGTAGGTGTTTCACCTTAAGTACCACAGagcaaagctgctttaaaaattctgacCCACTGAGACGCACTGTGTTTCACAGTATGTTATTACCAAGGCAAGGCAAACTTCAAGCTCCTGatcatttattttgatttaatgcACAGTAATCTTTTAGTAGCTTTTCAATTCAGAATCATTGTTAAAATACAGCAATTAAACAGAATGCAGTTTCTCATGGGTAAGATCACCCGTCAGACTACAAAGTGACATGAGACACCCCATCACTAAGGGGCAAAGGCACGGCCACGACCATGAGATGCAGCAGCAGGGCACGCACCCTGGGGGTGCCCAGGCCCGGAGGGACGCGGTCGGTacctccagcccccagccctgacAGAGGTTTCACCGCTCATGCTGGCAGGCGTGAACAACCTCCAGAAGCGAGGCCGCTGCCTTGTTTGTGGCAGGCTTCTTTCCTCCCTGGCGCCGTGCTTTATCCCTGGAGCTCAGAATGGCCCCACAGGCCGGGGAGAAGCAGGAGCACGCCCCACCCGGGCCAGGCACCGAGGTGAGGCGATGTGGGCGCGGCGTGGGGCCCACGGCGCACGGGCCAGCCCTGGCCCGGGCCTCCCCCTCCACCCGCCCCGCACTCACCCGCCCCGCACTCACCTGCCCCGCCAGCCCGGCCAAGGAGCGCAGGGCGCTGCTCGCCACCTCCGAGGCCGCAGGGTCGGCGCCGATCTCCGGAGCGTGGCCGCCAGGCTGGAGCGGGCTGGGCGCtgccgccgcggccgccgccatGACACCAGGCCAAGCCGCGGCCGCCAGCGACGTCCCCGCCGTCGCTCCGCGATGACGAACCCCTCGGGTGGCCGTGCCCACCGGCCCCGCCTCTGCAGCTGATGGACAGACGCGACAGCCTATCGCGAGCTGCACTCTCAAGGCCGGCGCAGCGCGGGAGGAGCGGTTTGCCCTGTGGGCGCCGGCTTCTATTGCCGGGCAGGGCAGGTCCGCGTTACCGGCAGTGCTGGGTAGGGGGGCTTCTCCCGGCTCCTCCTGGGCTCCTCGGCCTGGCTGCCCTGCTCGACTGGGGGCTGCTTTGGCCCTACGCGTAGGAGCGGCGACTCGGGGCAGCTTCTCggctggggcagcagggccCGGGGTGGGGAGGCAGCCTCAGGCCTGACTGTCCAGGCCAGGCTCTGCCCGTCCCTCTCTGGCCCCCTGGGTGTCCGTGCTGTGGTGTGTGGAGGACACCACCAGCGTGATGAGCGGCCCTATTGCCCACACCTGGGGATACATCTTAGCTTTTGCTCCTTTCTTAGACCTCTGAGACCCTGAAGCTTTTCTCAGCTCAGGTCCGTTGCAGCAGTCGGGTGAAAGACCACCTCAGTGGCACAGTCAGTGTGTTGGCCCAGGGGTGGAGGCCTGCCTCTGTGTGCAGCTTTGGCACCTTTGGTACCACCAGGCTTTGAACCCTggactgcagcagctcctgtggGGCATCCTCCCCTTGCAAGGTCACCTTGCCCCctcactgttttctttgcctCCTGGCTCCTTCCTGTCTTCCAGCAGCCTCCATGGAGCTGTCGGCATGGGCACCTGGCAGGCATGCTGACAGGAGTGCCTCCACTGAGTGCTCATTCATGGAGGGAAGGAAAACGTGTATTAATATTTAAGTATATCAGATTACTGGACTTGtttcagctgtgcttttctgGTTATACCTTCACTTTTTTACATTCATACATGCTTCTCTTCAAAGCCTTGACTTCTGGTTACAGCAAGGTTGTTTTCATCAGACCACAAGGAGTGAGTTTGTCAGAGTACTCTCATGATGGGGCTTGCAAGACTGTAATTCCTCTAAGACGGTCTACTTGATTTCTTTCCTAGGACAGTAGAAATGCTGACAAAGATTTTCTACCTGATGTTTTGTAACCTTCATACATCTTCctgttccctcctccccagtatttttaattccatTGGGAAATGGTGATTGCTATTGTGTATACAAATGGTAAAacattcttaaataaaaatgttagaaTGGCAGATTAACTTACTTGACTGATATTGATGTCTCTAAAGTATCCAGATAAAACTTACCTTAATTTAGTGAATATAAATCCCACTAAACTGAAGACATAGTATTCCATGTCTCCATTCGACAACCAACTTAAATATTTCAGGAGACTCAAGTAGAGAAAATCCTGCTCAGTTCCAGAGGAAAATTAGTTCCAAAAAGGACTTCAGTGCTAATGATTAGAAATACACTTCATGGAGAGTTGCGTTTTGCAAGAATATCTTATCTAAGGTGACCTAGATGGCATTTGGCTGGATTTGGAAGATGAAAACCACTCTTTGgattcagaaatatttactgCAAAATGTGTTCCTGATTTGGAAGCTCGGAGATGTAGAGAAATTTACTTAATTCCTGCAAATATATTGTTGTTGTCAAATGGCAATGTCTTGAACATGTACCCAGCACATGATTGTCAGTTATGAATGGTaagaaagattttgaaattttattttgcaattctgTCCAACAATGCTAATTCCAGCTAATGGTCAAGGACTCGCTGCTTCTTCCTGCCCTGCCTCTTGCAGTTTTATCTCTGGACAGGCAGCTGAAGCAACTCTGCAAAATGCAATCATCTCATTTGGATCAAACCATGAAGCTTTcaagaataaaggaaaatacaatCTCCCTTCCTCCACCAGCACTGTAACATGGAATAAACATGGAAGTAATTTGCTGGCCAGAATAGAATATGGAGCACAGATGTCACACCCTGGCATTGATTGTTGCAGCTCAGTGTCAGCAGAGGCAATTTGCCCTG contains the following coding sequences:
- the MBIP gene encoding MAP3K12-binding inhibitory protein 1 isoform X1: MAAAAAAAPSPLQPGGHAPEIGADPAASEVASSALRSLAGLAGQLNVGDDIVKVVIDWSKLQSTSALQPTLLFSALQQHILCLQPLLEKLQSLIKEENIGHVEPAGKTEGQTCETSLDVYDGNCQTEEKYASYDLGDLKDAHINFDPEVVQIKAGKAEIDRRISAFIERKQAEINENNVREFCNVIDCNQENSCARTDAIFTPYPGFKSHIKVSRVVNTYGPQTRSEGAHGSSHKANVPIHDCGNQAVEERLQNIEAHLRLQTGGPVPRDIYQRIKKLEDKILELEGLSPEYFQSVSCSGKRRKVQPPHNYSLAELDEKINAIKQALLRKTKESKSKEAEWLLR
- the MBIP gene encoding MAP3K12-binding inhibitory protein 1 isoform X2 yields the protein MLIQHNNIIFCGVCFALLKLNVGDDIVKVVIDWSKLQSTSALQPTLLFSALQQHILCLQPLLEKLQSLIKEENIGHVEPAGKTEGQTCETSLDVYDGNCQTEEKYASYDLGDLKDAHINFDPEVVQIKAGKAEIDRRISAFIERKQAEINENNVREFCNVIDCNQENSCARTDAIFTPYPGFKSHIKVSRVVNTYGPQTRSEGAHGSSHKANVPIHDCGNQAVEERLQNIEAHLRLQTGGPVPRDIYQRIKKLEDKILELEGLSPEYFQSVSCSGKRRKVQPPHQNYSLAELDEKINAIKQALLRKTKESKSKEAEWLLR